One segment of Theobroma cacao cultivar B97-61/B2 chromosome 9, Criollo_cocoa_genome_V2, whole genome shotgun sequence DNA contains the following:
- the LOC18589817 gene encoding xanthine dehydrogenase 1 isoform X2: protein MHYAVNACLAPLYSVEGMHVITVEGVGNHKRGLHPIQKSLERYHGSQCGFCTPGFIMSLYALLRSSQTPPTEEQIEESLAGNLCRCTGYRPIVDAFRVFAKTDDALYADISSLSLQGGEFVCPSTGKPCSCGSKTVNDIDTNGQSICSATYKPVSYSEVDGSTYTDKELIFAPELLLRKLTPLSLSGLGGLKWYRPLTVKYVLELKEKYPNAKLLVGNTEVGVEMRLKRIQYQVFISVTHVPELNMLNVKEDGIEIGAAVRLTELLNLLREVVTQHPAHETSACKAFIEQLKWFAGTQIKNVASVGGNVCTASPISDLNPLWMAARAKFRIINCKGNIRTALAEKFFLGYRKVDLAGDEILLSVFLPWTRCFEYVKEFKQAHRRDDDIAIVNAGMRVCLEEKGEEWVVSDASIAYGGVAPLSLCAIKTKEFLIGKKWNQDVLRGALNVLRTDILIKEDAPGGMVEFRKSLTLSFFFKFFLWVLHQIEGKKPIKEKVLLSHLSAIKSLHRPPLVASQDYEIKKHGTSVGSPEVHLSSRLQVTGEAEYTDDTPMPPNGLHAAFVLSKKPHARILAIDDSGAKSSPGFAGIFFAKDVPGSNEIGPVVMDEELFASEFVTCVGQVIGVVVADTHENAKRAAGKVHVEYEELPAILSIEDAVSAKSFHPNTEKLLRKGDVDLCFQSDQCDKIIEGKVQVGGQEHFYLEPHSSLVWTMDGGNEVHMISSTQAPQKHQKYVSHVLGLPMSKVVCKTKRIGGGFGGKETRSAFLAAAAAIPSYLMNRPVKITLDRDIDMMTSGQRHSFLGKYKVGFTNNGKVLALDLQIYNNAGNSLDLSLAILERAMFHSDNVYEIPNVRIFGSVCFTNFPSHTAFRGFGGPQGMLIAENWIQRIALELKKSPEEIREMNFQGEGSILHYGQQLEHCPLAQLWNELKLSCDFLKARDEVDQFNLHNRWKKRGVAMIPTKFGISFTTKFMNQAGALVNVYTDGTVLVTHGGVEMGQGLHTKVAQVAASAFNISLSSVFISETSTDKVPNASPTAASASSDMYAAAVLDACEQIKARMEPIASQRNFSSFAELATACYLERIDLSAHGFYITPDIGFDWSIGKGKPFRYYTYGAAFTEVEIDTLTGDFHTRTANVFMDLGYSLNPAIDVGQVEGAFIQGLGWVALEELKWGDAAHKWIPPGCLYTCGPGSYKIPSLNDIPFNFNVSLLKGHPNVKAIHSSKAVGEPPFFLASAVFFAIKDAIIAARAETGHTGWFLLDNPATPERIRMACLDEFTAPFISSDFHPKLSI, encoded by the exons TGGCTTGCACCCTATACAA AAATCATTGGAACGTTATCATGGCTCCCAATGTGGATTTTGCACTCCTGGATTTATCATGTCATTGTATGCATTGTTGCGGTCAAGTCAAACACCTCCTACTGAAGAGCAAATTGAAGAATCTCTTGCGGGAAACTTATGTCGTTGCACTGGTTACCGACCTATTGTTGATGCATTTCGAGTTTTTGCCAAGACCGATGATGCATTATATGCTGATATATCTTCACTTAGCCTTCAGGGAGGTGAGTTTGTTTGTCCTTCAACGGGTAAGCCCTGTTCATGTGGATCGAAAACTGTAAATGATATAGACACCAATGGCCAAAGTATTTGTAGTGCTACGTATAAACCTGTCTCTTACAGTGAGGTAGATGGAAGCACATATACAGATAAAGAACTTATTTTTGCTCCTGAGCTGTTACTAAGAAAATTAACTCCTTTAAGTTTGAGTGGATTGGGTGGGCTTAAATGGTATCGTCCCTTAACAGTTAAATACGTGCTTGAGTTGAAGGAGAAATACCCAAATGCGAAATTGTTGGTAGGTAATACTGAGGTTGGTGTTGAGATGAGGTTGAAGAGAATTCAATATCAAGTTTTTATCTCTGTTACACATGTTCCTGAACTCAACATGTTAAATGTCAAGGAAGATGGTATAGAGATAGGTGCTGCAGTAAGACTGACTGAACTCTTGAATTTATTAAGAGAGGTTGTAACTCAACACCCTGCTCACGAAACATCCGCATGCAAAGCCTTCATTGAACAGTTGAAGTGGTTTGCTGGGACTCAGATAAAAAATGTTGCATCTGTCGGAGGAAATGTATGTACAGCTAGCCCAATTTCAGACTTGAACCCTCTCTGGATGGCTGCAAGAGCTAAGTTTCGGATCATTAATTGCAAAGGAAATATTAGAACTGCTCTGGCAGAAAAATTTTTCCTTGGCTACCGTAAAGTGGATTTGGCAGGTGATGAAATATTATTGTCAGTATTCTTACCTTGGACTAGGTGCTTTGAGTACGTCAAAGAATTTAAGCAGGCACATCGAagggatgatgatattgccatTGTGAATGCTGGAATGCGTGTTTGTCTGGAGGAAAAAGGTGAAGAGTGGGTTGTTTCAGATGCATCGATTGCTTATGGTGGGGTGGCACCTCTCTCTTTATGTgcaattaaaacaaaagaatttctaaTTGGAAAGAAATGGAACCAGGATGTGCTACGGGGTGCTTTGAATGTCCTACGAACTGATATTTTGATCAAGGAAGATGCTCCTGGTGGGATGGTGGAGTTTCGAAAGTCTTTGACCCTTAGCttcttctttaaatttttcctTTGGGTTTTGCATCAAATTGAGGGAAAGAAACCTATTAAGGAAAAAGTATTGTTATCTCATTTGTCAGCTATAAAGTCACTTCACCGCCCACCATTAGTAGCAAGTCAAGACTATGAAATCAAGAAACATGGAACATCTGTAGGGTCACCAGAGGTTCATCTATCATCCAGGCTTCAG GTTACTGGAGAGGCAGAATATACTGATGACACACCAATGCCTCCTAATGGTTTGCATGCAGCATTTGTGTTGAGCAAAAAACCTCATGCTCGAATATTAGCCATTGACGATTCAGGTGCCAAGTCTTCACCCGGATTTGCTGGCATCTTCTTTGCCAAGGATGTTCCTGGTAGCAATGAAATTGGACCAGTTGTCATGGATGAGGAGCTATTTGCTTCAGAATTTGTCACTTGTGTGGGTCAG GTTATAGGAGTGGTTGTGGCTGACACCCATGAAAATGCAAAACGAGCAGCAGGAAAAGTTCATGTGGAGTATGAAGAGCTCCCTGCTATCTTGTCAATAGAGGATGCAGTCAGTGCCAAAAGCTTTCATCCCAACACAGAGAAGCTTCTGAGAAAAGGGGATGTAGATCTCTGTTTCCAATCAGATCAATGTGACAAGATCATTGAGGGAAAAGTTCAAGTGGGTGGTCAGGAACACTTCTACTTAGAGCCACATAGCAGCTTAGTTTGGACCATGGACGGTGGCAATGAAGTTCATATGATTTCATCCACTCAA GCCCCTCAGAAGCACCAGAAATATGTTTCTCATGTCCTTGGTCTTCCAATGTCGAAAGTAGTTTGTAAAACCAAAAGGATTGGTGGTGGATTTGGTGGAAAGGAGACTAGATCAGCTTTCCtcgctgctgctgctgctatTCCATCTTATCTGATGAATAGGCCAGTGAAAATAACACTAGATAGAGATATTGACATGATGACATCGGGGCAGCGCCATAGCTTTCTTGGAAAGTACAAG GTTGGATTTACAAATAATGGAAAGGTGCTGGCTTTGGATCTTCAAATCTACAATAATGCTGGAAATTCACTAGACTTGTCTCTTGCCATACTTGAACGTGCTATGTTTCACTCAGACAATGTCTATGAGATACCGAATGTCAGAATTTTTGGAAGTGTTTGTTTCACTAATTTTCCAAGCCATACTGCTTTCCGGGGGTTTGGTGGTCCTCAAGGTATGCTTATAGCTGAGAATTGGATTCAAAGAATTGCTTTAGAACTTAAGAAGAGTCCAGAAGAGATAAGG GAGATGAACTTTCAAGGTGAAGGATCAATATTGCATTATGGTCAACAATTGGAACACTGTCCTCTGGCTCAGCTGTGGAATGAGCTGAAATTATCTTGCGACTTTCTGAAGGCTCGAGATGAAGTCGATCAATTTAATCTTCACAATCGATGGAAGAAGCGTGGTGTTGCTATGATTCCAACAAAATTTGGCATATCCTTTACGACTAAGTTCATGAATCAG GCAGGAGCTCTTGTTAATGTCTACACTGATGGAACTGTTTTAGTTACACATGGAGGTGTTGAGATGGGGCAAGGTTTGCACACAAAAGTTGCTCAAGTTGCAGCGTCTGCCTTCAATATCTCTCTCAGTTCTGTCTTTATATCAGAGACAAGTACTGACAAG GTTCCTAATGCTTCTCCAACAGCAGCTTCTGCTAGTTCTGATATGTATGCAGCTGCAGTTTTGGATGCATGCGAGCAGATCAAGGCACGGATGGAGCCTATTGCTTCTCAACGTAATTTTAGTTCTTTTGCTGAG CTGGCCACTGCATGTTACTTGGAGCGAATAGACCTTTCTGCCCATGGATTTTATATTACGCCTGATATTGGCTTTGATTGGAGCATCGGTAAAGGAAAGCCATTCAGATATTATACCTATGGGGCTGCCTTCACTGAGGTTGAAATCGACACATTGACTGGAGATTTCCACACAAGAACAGCAAATGTTTTCATGGATCTGGGATATTCTCTGAATCCAGCAATTGATGTTGGCCAG GTTGAAGGAGCATTTATACAAGGTCTGGGTTGGGTTGCCTTGGAAGAACTTAAGTGGGGAGATGCAGCTCATAAGTGGATTCCACCTGGCTGCCTGTACACATGCGGGCCTGGAAGTTACAAAATTCCTTCTCTAAATGATATCCCATTCAATTTCAATGTTTCTCTATTGAAG GGTCATCCAAATGTTAAAGCCATCCACTCATCTAAAGCTGTTGGTGAGCCTCCTTTTTTTCTGGCTTCAGCTGTGTTTTTTGCAATCAAAGATGCCATTATAGCTGCTAGAGCAGAAACAGGGCATACTGGGTGGTTTCTGCTCGATAATCCTGCGACACCTGAAAGAATTAGGATGGCTTGTCTAGATGAATTTACAGCACCATTCATAAGCTCTGATTTCCATCCCAAGCTTAGTATTTGA
- the LOC18589817 gene encoding xanthine dehydrogenase 1 isoform X3, whose product MGSLKNEEEMEQIVEESKEAILYVNGVRKVLPDGLAHLTLLEYLRDIGLTGTKLGCGEGGCGACTVMISHYDRKLKKCVHYAVNACLAPLYSVEGMHVITVEGVGNHKRGLHPIQKSLERYHGSQCGFCTPGFIMSLYALLRSSQTPPTEEQIEESLAGNLCRCTGYRPIVDAFRVFAKTDDALYADISSLSLQGGEFVCPSTGKPCSCGSKTVNDIDTNGQSICSATYKPVSYSEVDGSTYTDKELIFAPELLLRKLTPLSLSGLGGLKWYRPLTVKYVLELKEKYPNAKLLVGNTEVGVEMRLKRIQYQVFISVTHVPELNMLNVKEDGIEIGAAVRLTELLNLLREVVTQHPAHETSACKAFIEQLKWFAGTQIKNVASVGGNVCTASPISDLNPLWMAARAKFRIINCKGNIRTALAEKFFLGYRKVDLAGDEILLSVFLPWTRCFEYVKEFKQAHRRDDDIAIVNAGMRVCLEEKGEEWVVSDASIAYGGVAPLSLCAIKTKEFLIGKKWNQDVLRGALNVLRTDILIKEDAPGGMVEFRKSLTLSFFFKFFLWVLHQIEGKKPIKEKVLLSHLSAIKSLHRPPLVASQDYEIKKHGTSVGSPEVHLSSRLQVTGEAEYTDDTPMPPNGLHAAFVLSKKPHARILAIDDSGAKSSPGFAGIFFAKDVPGSNEIGPVVMDEELFASEFVTCVGQVIGVVVADTHENAKRAAGKVHVEYEELPAILSIEDAVSAKSFHPNTEKLLRKGDVDLCFQSDQCDKIIEGKVQVGGQEHFYLEPHSSLVWTMDGGNEVHMISSTQAPQKHQKYVSHVLGLPMSKVVCKTKRIGGGFGGKETRSAFLAAAAAIPSYLMNRPVKITLDRDIDMMTSGQRHSFLGKYKVGFTNNGKVLALDLQIYNNAGNSLDLSLAILERAMFHSDNVYEIPNVRIFGSVCFTNFPSHTAFRGFGGPQGMLIAENWIQRIALELKKSPEEIREMNFQGEGSILHYGQQLEHCPLAQLWNELKLSCDFLKARDEVDQFNLHNRWKKRGVAMIPTKFGISFTTKFMNQAGALVNVYTDGTVLVTHGGVEMGQGLHTKVAQVAASAFNISLSSVFISETSTDKVPNASPTAASASSDMYAAAVLDACEQIKARMEPIASQRNFSSFAEIVRDSSIVRKKGKKVPLSTTNCNVRQFTLSRVSNSLPI is encoded by the exons TGGCTTGCACCCTATACAA AAATCATTGGAACGTTATCATGGCTCCCAATGTGGATTTTGCACTCCTGGATTTATCATGTCATTGTATGCATTGTTGCGGTCAAGTCAAACACCTCCTACTGAAGAGCAAATTGAAGAATCTCTTGCGGGAAACTTATGTCGTTGCACTGGTTACCGACCTATTGTTGATGCATTTCGAGTTTTTGCCAAGACCGATGATGCATTATATGCTGATATATCTTCACTTAGCCTTCAGGGAGGTGAGTTTGTTTGTCCTTCAACGGGTAAGCCCTGTTCATGTGGATCGAAAACTGTAAATGATATAGACACCAATGGCCAAAGTATTTGTAGTGCTACGTATAAACCTGTCTCTTACAGTGAGGTAGATGGAAGCACATATACAGATAAAGAACTTATTTTTGCTCCTGAGCTGTTACTAAGAAAATTAACTCCTTTAAGTTTGAGTGGATTGGGTGGGCTTAAATGGTATCGTCCCTTAACAGTTAAATACGTGCTTGAGTTGAAGGAGAAATACCCAAATGCGAAATTGTTGGTAGGTAATACTGAGGTTGGTGTTGAGATGAGGTTGAAGAGAATTCAATATCAAGTTTTTATCTCTGTTACACATGTTCCTGAACTCAACATGTTAAATGTCAAGGAAGATGGTATAGAGATAGGTGCTGCAGTAAGACTGACTGAACTCTTGAATTTATTAAGAGAGGTTGTAACTCAACACCCTGCTCACGAAACATCCGCATGCAAAGCCTTCATTGAACAGTTGAAGTGGTTTGCTGGGACTCAGATAAAAAATGTTGCATCTGTCGGAGGAAATGTATGTACAGCTAGCCCAATTTCAGACTTGAACCCTCTCTGGATGGCTGCAAGAGCTAAGTTTCGGATCATTAATTGCAAAGGAAATATTAGAACTGCTCTGGCAGAAAAATTTTTCCTTGGCTACCGTAAAGTGGATTTGGCAGGTGATGAAATATTATTGTCAGTATTCTTACCTTGGACTAGGTGCTTTGAGTACGTCAAAGAATTTAAGCAGGCACATCGAagggatgatgatattgccatTGTGAATGCTGGAATGCGTGTTTGTCTGGAGGAAAAAGGTGAAGAGTGGGTTGTTTCAGATGCATCGATTGCTTATGGTGGGGTGGCACCTCTCTCTTTATGTgcaattaaaacaaaagaatttctaaTTGGAAAGAAATGGAACCAGGATGTGCTACGGGGTGCTTTGAATGTCCTACGAACTGATATTTTGATCAAGGAAGATGCTCCTGGTGGGATGGTGGAGTTTCGAAAGTCTTTGACCCTTAGCttcttctttaaatttttcctTTGGGTTTTGCATCAAATTGAGGGAAAGAAACCTATTAAGGAAAAAGTATTGTTATCTCATTTGTCAGCTATAAAGTCACTTCACCGCCCACCATTAGTAGCAAGTCAAGACTATGAAATCAAGAAACATGGAACATCTGTAGGGTCACCAGAGGTTCATCTATCATCCAGGCTTCAG GTTACTGGAGAGGCAGAATATACTGATGACACACCAATGCCTCCTAATGGTTTGCATGCAGCATTTGTGTTGAGCAAAAAACCTCATGCTCGAATATTAGCCATTGACGATTCAGGTGCCAAGTCTTCACCCGGATTTGCTGGCATCTTCTTTGCCAAGGATGTTCCTGGTAGCAATGAAATTGGACCAGTTGTCATGGATGAGGAGCTATTTGCTTCAGAATTTGTCACTTGTGTGGGTCAG GTTATAGGAGTGGTTGTGGCTGACACCCATGAAAATGCAAAACGAGCAGCAGGAAAAGTTCATGTGGAGTATGAAGAGCTCCCTGCTATCTTGTCAATAGAGGATGCAGTCAGTGCCAAAAGCTTTCATCCCAACACAGAGAAGCTTCTGAGAAAAGGGGATGTAGATCTCTGTTTCCAATCAGATCAATGTGACAAGATCATTGAGGGAAAAGTTCAAGTGGGTGGTCAGGAACACTTCTACTTAGAGCCACATAGCAGCTTAGTTTGGACCATGGACGGTGGCAATGAAGTTCATATGATTTCATCCACTCAA GCCCCTCAGAAGCACCAGAAATATGTTTCTCATGTCCTTGGTCTTCCAATGTCGAAAGTAGTTTGTAAAACCAAAAGGATTGGTGGTGGATTTGGTGGAAAGGAGACTAGATCAGCTTTCCtcgctgctgctgctgctatTCCATCTTATCTGATGAATAGGCCAGTGAAAATAACACTAGATAGAGATATTGACATGATGACATCGGGGCAGCGCCATAGCTTTCTTGGAAAGTACAAG GTTGGATTTACAAATAATGGAAAGGTGCTGGCTTTGGATCTTCAAATCTACAATAATGCTGGAAATTCACTAGACTTGTCTCTTGCCATACTTGAACGTGCTATGTTTCACTCAGACAATGTCTATGAGATACCGAATGTCAGAATTTTTGGAAGTGTTTGTTTCACTAATTTTCCAAGCCATACTGCTTTCCGGGGGTTTGGTGGTCCTCAAGGTATGCTTATAGCTGAGAATTGGATTCAAAGAATTGCTTTAGAACTTAAGAAGAGTCCAGAAGAGATAAGG GAGATGAACTTTCAAGGTGAAGGATCAATATTGCATTATGGTCAACAATTGGAACACTGTCCTCTGGCTCAGCTGTGGAATGAGCTGAAATTATCTTGCGACTTTCTGAAGGCTCGAGATGAAGTCGATCAATTTAATCTTCACAATCGATGGAAGAAGCGTGGTGTTGCTATGATTCCAACAAAATTTGGCATATCCTTTACGACTAAGTTCATGAATCAG GCAGGAGCTCTTGTTAATGTCTACACTGATGGAACTGTTTTAGTTACACATGGAGGTGTTGAGATGGGGCAAGGTTTGCACACAAAAGTTGCTCAAGTTGCAGCGTCTGCCTTCAATATCTCTCTCAGTTCTGTCTTTATATCAGAGACAAGTACTGACAAG GTTCCTAATGCTTCTCCAACAGCAGCTTCTGCTAGTTCTGATATGTATGCAGCTGCAGTTTTGGATGCATGCGAGCAGATCAAGGCACGGATGGAGCCTATTGCTTCTCAACGTAATTTTAGTTCTTTTGCTGAG ATTGTACGAGATTCCAGTATAGTAAGAAAGAAGGGGAAGAAAGTGCCTTTATCCACCACCAATTGTAATGTAAGGCAGTTCACTCTTTCTAGAGTAAGTAATTCCCTTCCCATTTGA
- the LOC18589817 gene encoding xanthine dehydrogenase 1 isoform X1 — protein MGSLKNEEEMEQIVEESKEAILYVNGVRKVLPDGLAHLTLLEYLRDIGLTGTKLGCGEGGCGACTVMISHYDRKLKKCVHYAVNACLAPLYSVEGMHVITVEGVGNHKRGLHPIQKSLERYHGSQCGFCTPGFIMSLYALLRSSQTPPTEEQIEESLAGNLCRCTGYRPIVDAFRVFAKTDDALYADISSLSLQGGEFVCPSTGKPCSCGSKTVNDIDTNGQSICSATYKPVSYSEVDGSTYTDKELIFAPELLLRKLTPLSLSGLGGLKWYRPLTVKYVLELKEKYPNAKLLVGNTEVGVEMRLKRIQYQVFISVTHVPELNMLNVKEDGIEIGAAVRLTELLNLLREVVTQHPAHETSACKAFIEQLKWFAGTQIKNVASVGGNVCTASPISDLNPLWMAARAKFRIINCKGNIRTALAEKFFLGYRKVDLAGDEILLSVFLPWTRCFEYVKEFKQAHRRDDDIAIVNAGMRVCLEEKGEEWVVSDASIAYGGVAPLSLCAIKTKEFLIGKKWNQDVLRGALNVLRTDILIKEDAPGGMVEFRKSLTLSFFFKFFLWVLHQIEGKKPIKEKVLLSHLSAIKSLHRPPLVASQDYEIKKHGTSVGSPEVHLSSRLQVTGEAEYTDDTPMPPNGLHAAFVLSKKPHARILAIDDSGAKSSPGFAGIFFAKDVPGSNEIGPVVMDEELFASEFVTCVGQVIGVVVADTHENAKRAAGKVHVEYEELPAILSIEDAVSAKSFHPNTEKLLRKGDVDLCFQSDQCDKIIEGKVQVGGQEHFYLEPHSSLVWTMDGGNEVHMISSTQAPQKHQKYVSHVLGLPMSKVVCKTKRIGGGFGGKETRSAFLAAAAAIPSYLMNRPVKITLDRDIDMMTSGQRHSFLGKYKVGFTNNGKVLALDLQIYNNAGNSLDLSLAILERAMFHSDNVYEIPNVRIFGSVCFTNFPSHTAFRGFGGPQGMLIAENWIQRIALELKKSPEEIREMNFQGEGSILHYGQQLEHCPLAQLWNELKLSCDFLKARDEVDQFNLHNRWKKRGVAMIPTKFGISFTTKFMNQAGALVNVYTDGTVLVTHGGVEMGQGLHTKVAQVAASAFNISLSSVFISETSTDKVPNASPTAASASSDMYAAAVLDACEQIKARMEPIASQRNFSSFAELATACYLERIDLSAHGFYITPDIGFDWSIGKGKPFRYYTYGAAFTEVEIDTLTGDFHTRTANVFMDLGYSLNPAIDVGQVEGAFIQGLGWVALEELKWGDAAHKWIPPGCLYTCGPGSYKIPSLNDIPFNFNVSLLKGHPNVKAIHSSKAVGEPPFFLASAVFFAIKDAIIAARAETGHTGWFLLDNPATPERIRMACLDEFTAPFISSDFHPKLSI, from the exons TGGCTTGCACCCTATACAA AAATCATTGGAACGTTATCATGGCTCCCAATGTGGATTTTGCACTCCTGGATTTATCATGTCATTGTATGCATTGTTGCGGTCAAGTCAAACACCTCCTACTGAAGAGCAAATTGAAGAATCTCTTGCGGGAAACTTATGTCGTTGCACTGGTTACCGACCTATTGTTGATGCATTTCGAGTTTTTGCCAAGACCGATGATGCATTATATGCTGATATATCTTCACTTAGCCTTCAGGGAGGTGAGTTTGTTTGTCCTTCAACGGGTAAGCCCTGTTCATGTGGATCGAAAACTGTAAATGATATAGACACCAATGGCCAAAGTATTTGTAGTGCTACGTATAAACCTGTCTCTTACAGTGAGGTAGATGGAAGCACATATACAGATAAAGAACTTATTTTTGCTCCTGAGCTGTTACTAAGAAAATTAACTCCTTTAAGTTTGAGTGGATTGGGTGGGCTTAAATGGTATCGTCCCTTAACAGTTAAATACGTGCTTGAGTTGAAGGAGAAATACCCAAATGCGAAATTGTTGGTAGGTAATACTGAGGTTGGTGTTGAGATGAGGTTGAAGAGAATTCAATATCAAGTTTTTATCTCTGTTACACATGTTCCTGAACTCAACATGTTAAATGTCAAGGAAGATGGTATAGAGATAGGTGCTGCAGTAAGACTGACTGAACTCTTGAATTTATTAAGAGAGGTTGTAACTCAACACCCTGCTCACGAAACATCCGCATGCAAAGCCTTCATTGAACAGTTGAAGTGGTTTGCTGGGACTCAGATAAAAAATGTTGCATCTGTCGGAGGAAATGTATGTACAGCTAGCCCAATTTCAGACTTGAACCCTCTCTGGATGGCTGCAAGAGCTAAGTTTCGGATCATTAATTGCAAAGGAAATATTAGAACTGCTCTGGCAGAAAAATTTTTCCTTGGCTACCGTAAAGTGGATTTGGCAGGTGATGAAATATTATTGTCAGTATTCTTACCTTGGACTAGGTGCTTTGAGTACGTCAAAGAATTTAAGCAGGCACATCGAagggatgatgatattgccatTGTGAATGCTGGAATGCGTGTTTGTCTGGAGGAAAAAGGTGAAGAGTGGGTTGTTTCAGATGCATCGATTGCTTATGGTGGGGTGGCACCTCTCTCTTTATGTgcaattaaaacaaaagaatttctaaTTGGAAAGAAATGGAACCAGGATGTGCTACGGGGTGCTTTGAATGTCCTACGAACTGATATTTTGATCAAGGAAGATGCTCCTGGTGGGATGGTGGAGTTTCGAAAGTCTTTGACCCTTAGCttcttctttaaatttttcctTTGGGTTTTGCATCAAATTGAGGGAAAGAAACCTATTAAGGAAAAAGTATTGTTATCTCATTTGTCAGCTATAAAGTCACTTCACCGCCCACCATTAGTAGCAAGTCAAGACTATGAAATCAAGAAACATGGAACATCTGTAGGGTCACCAGAGGTTCATCTATCATCCAGGCTTCAG GTTACTGGAGAGGCAGAATATACTGATGACACACCAATGCCTCCTAATGGTTTGCATGCAGCATTTGTGTTGAGCAAAAAACCTCATGCTCGAATATTAGCCATTGACGATTCAGGTGCCAAGTCTTCACCCGGATTTGCTGGCATCTTCTTTGCCAAGGATGTTCCTGGTAGCAATGAAATTGGACCAGTTGTCATGGATGAGGAGCTATTTGCTTCAGAATTTGTCACTTGTGTGGGTCAG GTTATAGGAGTGGTTGTGGCTGACACCCATGAAAATGCAAAACGAGCAGCAGGAAAAGTTCATGTGGAGTATGAAGAGCTCCCTGCTATCTTGTCAATAGAGGATGCAGTCAGTGCCAAAAGCTTTCATCCCAACACAGAGAAGCTTCTGAGAAAAGGGGATGTAGATCTCTGTTTCCAATCAGATCAATGTGACAAGATCATTGAGGGAAAAGTTCAAGTGGGTGGTCAGGAACACTTCTACTTAGAGCCACATAGCAGCTTAGTTTGGACCATGGACGGTGGCAATGAAGTTCATATGATTTCATCCACTCAA GCCCCTCAGAAGCACCAGAAATATGTTTCTCATGTCCTTGGTCTTCCAATGTCGAAAGTAGTTTGTAAAACCAAAAGGATTGGTGGTGGATTTGGTGGAAAGGAGACTAGATCAGCTTTCCtcgctgctgctgctgctatTCCATCTTATCTGATGAATAGGCCAGTGAAAATAACACTAGATAGAGATATTGACATGATGACATCGGGGCAGCGCCATAGCTTTCTTGGAAAGTACAAG GTTGGATTTACAAATAATGGAAAGGTGCTGGCTTTGGATCTTCAAATCTACAATAATGCTGGAAATTCACTAGACTTGTCTCTTGCCATACTTGAACGTGCTATGTTTCACTCAGACAATGTCTATGAGATACCGAATGTCAGAATTTTTGGAAGTGTTTGTTTCACTAATTTTCCAAGCCATACTGCTTTCCGGGGGTTTGGTGGTCCTCAAGGTATGCTTATAGCTGAGAATTGGATTCAAAGAATTGCTTTAGAACTTAAGAAGAGTCCAGAAGAGATAAGG GAGATGAACTTTCAAGGTGAAGGATCAATATTGCATTATGGTCAACAATTGGAACACTGTCCTCTGGCTCAGCTGTGGAATGAGCTGAAATTATCTTGCGACTTTCTGAAGGCTCGAGATGAAGTCGATCAATTTAATCTTCACAATCGATGGAAGAAGCGTGGTGTTGCTATGATTCCAACAAAATTTGGCATATCCTTTACGACTAAGTTCATGAATCAG GCAGGAGCTCTTGTTAATGTCTACACTGATGGAACTGTTTTAGTTACACATGGAGGTGTTGAGATGGGGCAAGGTTTGCACACAAAAGTTGCTCAAGTTGCAGCGTCTGCCTTCAATATCTCTCTCAGTTCTGTCTTTATATCAGAGACAAGTACTGACAAG GTTCCTAATGCTTCTCCAACAGCAGCTTCTGCTAGTTCTGATATGTATGCAGCTGCAGTTTTGGATGCATGCGAGCAGATCAAGGCACGGATGGAGCCTATTGCTTCTCAACGTAATTTTAGTTCTTTTGCTGAG CTGGCCACTGCATGTTACTTGGAGCGAATAGACCTTTCTGCCCATGGATTTTATATTACGCCTGATATTGGCTTTGATTGGAGCATCGGTAAAGGAAAGCCATTCAGATATTATACCTATGGGGCTGCCTTCACTGAGGTTGAAATCGACACATTGACTGGAGATTTCCACACAAGAACAGCAAATGTTTTCATGGATCTGGGATATTCTCTGAATCCAGCAATTGATGTTGGCCAG GTTGAAGGAGCATTTATACAAGGTCTGGGTTGGGTTGCCTTGGAAGAACTTAAGTGGGGAGATGCAGCTCATAAGTGGATTCCACCTGGCTGCCTGTACACATGCGGGCCTGGAAGTTACAAAATTCCTTCTCTAAATGATATCCCATTCAATTTCAATGTTTCTCTATTGAAG GGTCATCCAAATGTTAAAGCCATCCACTCATCTAAAGCTGTTGGTGAGCCTCCTTTTTTTCTGGCTTCAGCTGTGTTTTTTGCAATCAAAGATGCCATTATAGCTGCTAGAGCAGAAACAGGGCATACTGGGTGGTTTCTGCTCGATAATCCTGCGACACCTGAAAGAATTAGGATGGCTTGTCTAGATGAATTTACAGCACCATTCATAAGCTCTGATTTCCATCCCAAGCTTAGTATTTGA